From one Lycium ferocissimum isolate CSIRO_LF1 chromosome 5, AGI_CSIRO_Lferr_CH_V1, whole genome shotgun sequence genomic stretch:
- the LOC132058280 gene encoding uncharacterized protein LOC132058280, translating into MSDPYERVKGGRLMFKGGSVATLSKSIDKKKNKKKKNKSSSSNDVVSDEPLTGDAALAATEQQPQQPDASEDVYTIDAAKRRKYDDLFPVEAKKFGYDPNAKAKSVEDALDDRVKKKADRYCK; encoded by the coding sequence ATGTCGGACCCCTACGAGAGAGTGAAAGGAGGTCGTTTGATGTTCAAAGGCGGCTCAGTAGCCACCCTCAGCAAATCAAtcgacaaaaagaaaaacaagaaaaaaaagaacaaatccTCCTCCTCTAACGACGTCGTTTCCGATGAGCCTTTAACCGGTGACGCCGCCCTTGCTGCTACcgaacaacaaccacaacaacccgATGCTTCCGAGGATGTTTATACTATTGACGCTGCTAAGCGCAGGAAATACGATGATTTGTTCCCTGTTGAAGCCAAGAAATTCGGGTATGACCCGAATGCTAAAGCTAAGTCCGTTGAAGATGCCCTTGATGACCGGGTTAAGAAGAAAGCTGACCGTTATTGTAAATGA
- the LOC132056383 gene encoding putative pentatricopeptide repeat-containing protein At2g01510 isoform X1, whose product MGYLRVRMIPKRFYCSLISDLIADVAVDTRMVKTGFDPEISRFNFQLKDLVRANQIAKARQLFDKMPSKNTCSVNMMVSGYVKSRNLPLARDLFDSMISRNEVSWTTMIGGYSQNNQPDEAFNLYMKMCRSGVKPDHITFATLLSGFDDTTTLKELVQIHAHIIRFGFSASLIVFNSLVDSYCKICCLDIASQLFSEMPTKDSVSFNVMITGYTKYGFREEALKVFMQMQRMGFQPSDFTFAAVLGLSVGSDNVIFGQQIHGLAIKASYVWDIFVANALLDFYSKHDCIDFAKNLFDEMPELDGVSYNIIITGYAWNGQYEKSFDLFKRLQCTSFDRKNFPFATMLSVAATEVNLATGRQIHAQAVVTTADSEVQVGNALVDMYAKCDKFEEANRIFANLAYRSSVPWTAIISIYVQKGFHEEALKMFKEMNRENVHGDQATFASTLKASANLASISLGKQLHSSVIRLGLMSSVFSGSVLVDMYAKCGSMKDAIEVFKEMPDRNIVCWNALISAYAQNGDAEATFSSFRDMIESGLYPDSVSFLSVLTACSHRGLVEKALWYFNSMTQVYNLDARREHYAKMIDVLCRSGRFNEAENMIFEMPFEPDEIMWSSVLNSCRIHKNQDLAKKAADQLFKMNALRDAAAYVNMSNIYAEAGKWENAAKIKKAMRERGVKKVTAYSWVEIDHRVHIFTANDRTHPQTEQIRRKIDSLVELMDKEGYKPDTSCTLQNVDEEMKIESLKYHSERLAIAFALISTPEGSPIIVMKNLRACVDCHAAIKVISKLVGREITVRDSSRFHHFRDGLCSCEDYW is encoded by the exons ATGGGATATTTAAGAGTTAGGATGATTCCCAAGAGATTCTACTGTAGCCTCATCag TGACCTTATTGCTGATGTTGCAGTAGATACCCGCATGGTTAAAACAGGTTTTGACCCGGAAATATCTCGCTTTAACTTCCAACTGAAAGATTTGGTAAGAGCGAATCAAATAGCAAAAGCACGTCAActgtttgataaaatgcctaGCAAAAACACTTGTTCTGTGAATATGATGGTTTCGGGTTATGTGAAGTCACGCAATCTTCCTCTTGCTAGGGATTTATTCGATAGCATGATCTCTCGTAATGAAGTTTCATGGACTACAATGATTGGTGGTTACTCTCAGAATAATCAGCCCGATGAAGCGTTTAATCTTTACATGAAGATGTGTAGGTCGGGGGTTAAGCCAGATCATATCACCTTTGCAACTCTCTTATCAGGTTTTGATGATACGACGACTTTAAAAGAATTAGTTCAGATTCATGCCCATATCATTAGATTTGGATTTAGTGCAAGTCTTATTGTTTTCAACAGTCTGGTAGATTCGTACTGCAAAATTTGCTGCCTCGATATAGCGTCTCAACTCTTCAGTGAAATGCCAACTAAAGATTCAGTAAGCTTCAATGTTATGATAACAGGGTACACAAAATATGGTTTTCGTGAAGAAGCATTAAAGGTTTTTATGCAAATGCAGAGGATGGGTTTTCAGCCTTCAGATTTTACTTTTGCTGCAGTTCTAGGTCTGAGTGTTGGATCAGACAATGTTATTTTTGGCCAACAAATTCACGGACTTGCCATCAAGGCCAGCTATGTCTGGGACATATTTGTTGCTAATGCATTGCTTGATTTCTACTCTAAGCATGACTGTATTGATTTCGCGAAGAATCTCTTTGATGAGATGCCCGAGTTAGATGGTGTTTCGTATAACATAATTATCACAGGTTATGCATGGAATGGGCAGTATGAGAAATCATTTGATCTCTTCAAAAGGCTACAGTGTACATCATTTGACAGAAAGAATTTTCCTTTTGCCACGATGTTGAGTGTAGCTGCGACAGAAGTAAATTTAGCAACGGGAAGGCAAATCCATGCACAGGCAGTGGTGACAACAGCTGATTCAGAAGTTCAAGTAGGAAATGCCCTTGTTGACATGTATGCAAAGTGTGACAAATTTGAGGAGGCCAACAGAATATTTGCAAATCTGGCATACAGAAGTTCTGTCCCATGGACAGCCATAATCTCAATATATGTTCAGAAGGGTTTTCATGAGGAGGCACTCAAGATGTTCAAGGAGATGAATAGAGAAAATGTTCACGGTGACCAGGCAACTTTTGCTAGCACTTTAAAAGCTTCAGCTAATTTGGCTTCAATTTCTCTTGGGAAACAATTACACTCATCTGTGATCAGACTGGGATTGATGTCTAGTGTTTTTTCTGGCAGTGTTCTTGTAGACATGTATGCAAAATGCGGGTCCATGAAAGATGCAATTGAAGTTTTCAAAGAGATGCCTGATAggaatatagtatgttggaatgCACTGATCTCGGCATATGCTCAGAATGGTGATGCTGAGGCCACATTTAGCTCCTTCAGGGATATGATTGAATCAGGTCTCTATCCCGATTCTGTTAGTTTTCTCAGTGTCCTAACTGCCTGCAGTCACCGTGGGCTTGTTGAAAAGGCACTATGGTATTTCAATTCCATGACTCAAGTATATAATCTTGATGCAAGGAGAGAACATTATGCAAAAATGATTGATGTGTTATGTAGAAGTGGACGATTTAATGAAGCAGAgaatatgatttttgaaatgCCATTCGAGCCGGATGAGATCATGTGGTCCTCAGTTTTAAACTCATGCAGAATTCATAAGAATCAAGATCTTGCCAAAAAGGCTGCTGACCAACTTTTCAAGATGAATGCTCTCAGAGATGCTGCTGCCTATGTCAACATGTCTAACATATATGCAGAAGCAGGCAAGTGGGAAAATGCGGCAAAAATCAAGAAGGCTATGAGGGAACGGGGAGTTAAAAAGGTCACTGCGTATAGCTGGGTTGAAATTGACCACAGAGTTCATATATTCACTGCAAATGATAGAACCCATCCACAAACTGAGCAGATTAGAAGAAAAATTGACTCATTGGTTGAGCTAATGGACAAGGAAGGATACAAGCCTGATACAAGTTGTACCCTTCAAAATGTGgatgaagaaatgaaaataGAATCACTCAAATATCACAGTGAGAGGTTGGCCATCGCCTTTGCATTGATTAGTACTCCAGAAGGATCACCCATTATCGTTATGAAAAACTTGCGAGCTTGCGTAGATTGTCATGCTGCAATTAAAGTTATCTCGAAACTTGTTGGAAGGGAGATCACCGTGCGAGATTCAAGTAGGTTCCATCATTTTAGAGATGGATTATGTTCATGTGAGGATTACTGGTGA
- the LOC132056383 gene encoding putative pentatricopeptide repeat-containing protein At2g01510 isoform X2, which produces MVKTGFDPEISRFNFQLKDLVRANQIAKARQLFDKMPSKNTCSVNMMVSGYVKSRNLPLARDLFDSMISRNEVSWTTMIGGYSQNNQPDEAFNLYMKMCRSGVKPDHITFATLLSGFDDTTTLKELVQIHAHIIRFGFSASLIVFNSLVDSYCKICCLDIASQLFSEMPTKDSVSFNVMITGYTKYGFREEALKVFMQMQRMGFQPSDFTFAAVLGLSVGSDNVIFGQQIHGLAIKASYVWDIFVANALLDFYSKHDCIDFAKNLFDEMPELDGVSYNIIITGYAWNGQYEKSFDLFKRLQCTSFDRKNFPFATMLSVAATEVNLATGRQIHAQAVVTTADSEVQVGNALVDMYAKCDKFEEANRIFANLAYRSSVPWTAIISIYVQKGFHEEALKMFKEMNRENVHGDQATFASTLKASANLASISLGKQLHSSVIRLGLMSSVFSGSVLVDMYAKCGSMKDAIEVFKEMPDRNIVCWNALISAYAQNGDAEATFSSFRDMIESGLYPDSVSFLSVLTACSHRGLVEKALWYFNSMTQVYNLDARREHYAKMIDVLCRSGRFNEAENMIFEMPFEPDEIMWSSVLNSCRIHKNQDLAKKAADQLFKMNALRDAAAYVNMSNIYAEAGKWENAAKIKKAMRERGVKKVTAYSWVEIDHRVHIFTANDRTHPQTEQIRRKIDSLVELMDKEGYKPDTSCTLQNVDEEMKIESLKYHSERLAIAFALISTPEGSPIIVMKNLRACVDCHAAIKVISKLVGREITVRDSSRFHHFRDGLCSCEDYW; this is translated from the coding sequence ATGGTTAAAACAGGTTTTGACCCGGAAATATCTCGCTTTAACTTCCAACTGAAAGATTTGGTAAGAGCGAATCAAATAGCAAAAGCACGTCAActgtttgataaaatgcctaGCAAAAACACTTGTTCTGTGAATATGATGGTTTCGGGTTATGTGAAGTCACGCAATCTTCCTCTTGCTAGGGATTTATTCGATAGCATGATCTCTCGTAATGAAGTTTCATGGACTACAATGATTGGTGGTTACTCTCAGAATAATCAGCCCGATGAAGCGTTTAATCTTTACATGAAGATGTGTAGGTCGGGGGTTAAGCCAGATCATATCACCTTTGCAACTCTCTTATCAGGTTTTGATGATACGACGACTTTAAAAGAATTAGTTCAGATTCATGCCCATATCATTAGATTTGGATTTAGTGCAAGTCTTATTGTTTTCAACAGTCTGGTAGATTCGTACTGCAAAATTTGCTGCCTCGATATAGCGTCTCAACTCTTCAGTGAAATGCCAACTAAAGATTCAGTAAGCTTCAATGTTATGATAACAGGGTACACAAAATATGGTTTTCGTGAAGAAGCATTAAAGGTTTTTATGCAAATGCAGAGGATGGGTTTTCAGCCTTCAGATTTTACTTTTGCTGCAGTTCTAGGTCTGAGTGTTGGATCAGACAATGTTATTTTTGGCCAACAAATTCACGGACTTGCCATCAAGGCCAGCTATGTCTGGGACATATTTGTTGCTAATGCATTGCTTGATTTCTACTCTAAGCATGACTGTATTGATTTCGCGAAGAATCTCTTTGATGAGATGCCCGAGTTAGATGGTGTTTCGTATAACATAATTATCACAGGTTATGCATGGAATGGGCAGTATGAGAAATCATTTGATCTCTTCAAAAGGCTACAGTGTACATCATTTGACAGAAAGAATTTTCCTTTTGCCACGATGTTGAGTGTAGCTGCGACAGAAGTAAATTTAGCAACGGGAAGGCAAATCCATGCACAGGCAGTGGTGACAACAGCTGATTCAGAAGTTCAAGTAGGAAATGCCCTTGTTGACATGTATGCAAAGTGTGACAAATTTGAGGAGGCCAACAGAATATTTGCAAATCTGGCATACAGAAGTTCTGTCCCATGGACAGCCATAATCTCAATATATGTTCAGAAGGGTTTTCATGAGGAGGCACTCAAGATGTTCAAGGAGATGAATAGAGAAAATGTTCACGGTGACCAGGCAACTTTTGCTAGCACTTTAAAAGCTTCAGCTAATTTGGCTTCAATTTCTCTTGGGAAACAATTACACTCATCTGTGATCAGACTGGGATTGATGTCTAGTGTTTTTTCTGGCAGTGTTCTTGTAGACATGTATGCAAAATGCGGGTCCATGAAAGATGCAATTGAAGTTTTCAAAGAGATGCCTGATAggaatatagtatgttggaatgCACTGATCTCGGCATATGCTCAGAATGGTGATGCTGAGGCCACATTTAGCTCCTTCAGGGATATGATTGAATCAGGTCTCTATCCCGATTCTGTTAGTTTTCTCAGTGTCCTAACTGCCTGCAGTCACCGTGGGCTTGTTGAAAAGGCACTATGGTATTTCAATTCCATGACTCAAGTATATAATCTTGATGCAAGGAGAGAACATTATGCAAAAATGATTGATGTGTTATGTAGAAGTGGACGATTTAATGAAGCAGAgaatatgatttttgaaatgCCATTCGAGCCGGATGAGATCATGTGGTCCTCAGTTTTAAACTCATGCAGAATTCATAAGAATCAAGATCTTGCCAAAAAGGCTGCTGACCAACTTTTCAAGATGAATGCTCTCAGAGATGCTGCTGCCTATGTCAACATGTCTAACATATATGCAGAAGCAGGCAAGTGGGAAAATGCGGCAAAAATCAAGAAGGCTATGAGGGAACGGGGAGTTAAAAAGGTCACTGCGTATAGCTGGGTTGAAATTGACCACAGAGTTCATATATTCACTGCAAATGATAGAACCCATCCACAAACTGAGCAGATTAGAAGAAAAATTGACTCATTGGTTGAGCTAATGGACAAGGAAGGATACAAGCCTGATACAAGTTGTACCCTTCAAAATGTGgatgaagaaatgaaaataGAATCACTCAAATATCACAGTGAGAGGTTGGCCATCGCCTTTGCATTGATTAGTACTCCAGAAGGATCACCCATTATCGTTATGAAAAACTTGCGAGCTTGCGTAGATTGTCATGCTGCAATTAAAGTTATCTCGAAACTTGTTGGAAGGGAGATCACCGTGCGAGATTCAAGTAGGTTCCATCATTTTAGAGATGGATTATGTTCATGTGAGGATTACTGGTGA